The DNA segment GGTGGTCAGCGGCGTGCCATTCGACACTGCCACCAGCAATCGTCCGGGGGCGCGCTTTGGCCCGCGCGCCATTCGTGCGGCCTCCGTGCAGCAAGCCTGGGCGCGGCACTGGCCGTGGACGTTTGATCCGTTCGACCACTTGGCCGTGATCGACTATGGCGATTGCGCGTTCGACAGCGGCACGCCGCAGAACGTGCCGGACAGCATCGAGGCGCATGCCCAGCACATTCTCGAGGCCGGCTGCGCCATGCTCACCTTGGGCGGCGATCACTTCATCAGCTACCCACTGCTCAAGGCTCACGCCCGCCGCCACGGCCCGCTGGCACTGATCCACTTCGATGCGCACAGCGACACCTGGCCAGACGAGGAGGGCAAGCGCATCGACCACGGCACCATGTTCTGGCATGCGGCGCGCGAAGGCCTGGTCGACCCTGCGCACTCGGTGCAGATCGGCTTGCGTACCACCAATGACGACAGCCAGGGTTTTGCCATCCTCGATGCGCGCCAGGTGCACCGTCAGGGCACCGAGGCGGTGATCGCGGCGATTCGTCAGCGGGTTGGACAACAGCCGGTTTATCTGACCTTTGAC comes from the Pseudomonas urmiensis genome and includes:
- the speB gene encoding agmatinase; translation: MDQAQHNDQAMTRDSLYGTAAESTYAGITSFSRRRYSRDLRGVDVVVSGVPFDTATSNRPGARFGPRAIRAASVQQAWARHWPWTFDPFDHLAVIDYGDCAFDSGTPQNVPDSIEAHAQHILEAGCAMLTLGGDHFISYPLLKAHARRHGPLALIHFDAHSDTWPDEEGKRIDHGTMFWHAAREGLVDPAHSVQIGLRTTNDDSQGFAILDARQVHRQGTEAVIAAIRQRVGQQPVYLTFDIDCLDPAYAPGTGTPVCGGLTTVQALEILGGLRGINLVGMDLVEVAPAYDHADITALAGATLAMEMLCLYAARHKVDKQV